Proteins encoded together in one Chitinispirillales bacterium ANBcel5 window:
- a CDS encoding sigma-54 dependent transcriptional regulator: MKTPKILLVDDEEATLFGYSRFLTKAGYSIETAKSLKEAKSITHGKSFDAVLLDLKLPDGNAIDWIAELKSAHQNTAIIVITGVSDIATAVKAIKLGANNFLTKPLNMEDLNISIKKGLEFEELKKRDFVHQRLNPKNGDPYFGSSPVIEKVIQYANVAAMNHTVVLLCGETGTGKGILARWIHDHSARKNEAFVEVNCSSLKGELLRSELFGHAKGAFTSAIKDRSGLIEVADGGTLFLDEIGDMDLEVQTQLLKTIEEKSYRRIGENKVRTSDFRLICATNRNLTEASNKGTFRKDLYYRINIFPISLPSLRERREDLPGLIKHMLMSFGYDQFPLQQSVIDTLVRYEWPGNIRELRNMLERALLLSQGKSLNCSHFPGLEGSTPLNQDSSTPEVWNLDDLEKLHIVKALKHFGGDKYETSNALGISLSSLYRKLDKMQQHATA; this comes from the coding sequence ATGAAAACACCCAAGATACTATTAGTAGACGATGAAGAGGCAACACTTTTTGGTTATTCAAGGTTTCTCACAAAAGCAGGCTACTCTATAGAAACAGCCAAAAGCCTAAAAGAAGCCAAAAGTATTACACACGGCAAAAGTTTTGATGCGGTATTGCTTGATTTGAAGCTACCGGATGGAAATGCAATCGACTGGATAGCAGAACTAAAAAGTGCTCATCAAAATACGGCTATAATAGTTATAACCGGTGTTAGTGATATTGCAACAGCAGTTAAAGCTATTAAGCTGGGAGCCAACAACTTTCTCACCAAGCCACTCAATATGGAAGATTTAAATATAAGCATCAAAAAAGGTCTTGAGTTTGAGGAGTTGAAGAAAAGAGATTTCGTACACCAGCGACTTAATCCCAAAAATGGGGATCCCTATTTTGGCTCCAGTCCAGTCATAGAAAAGGTGATTCAGTACGCAAATGTTGCAGCAATGAACCATACAGTTGTGCTGCTCTGCGGTGAAACCGGGACGGGTAAGGGTATTCTTGCTCGCTGGATTCATGATCACAGTGCCAGAAAAAATGAAGCGTTTGTGGAGGTTAACTGCTCAAGTCTTAAGGGTGAGCTTCTTAGAAGTGAACTTTTCGGTCATGCCAAGGGAGCTTTTACCTCTGCTATTAAAGACCGATCAGGACTAATTGAGGTGGCCGATGGTGGTACTTTATTTCTCGATGAAATTGGAGACATGGACCTGGAAGTTCAAACTCAACTTCTAAAAACCATAGAGGAGAAATCATATAGAAGAATCGGTGAAAACAAGGTCAGAACAAGTGATTTCAGACTCATTTGTGCTACTAATCGAAATCTCACCGAAGCATCAAACAAAGGTACATTCAGGAAAGATCTATACTACAGAATCAACATATTTCCCATTTCTTTGCCCTCCCTGCGAGAGAGACGCGAAGATCTACCCGGGCTTATTAAACACATGCTTATGAGTTTTGGGTATGATCAGTTCCCTCTACAACAAAGTGTTATTGACACCCTGGTCAGATATGAATGGCCTGGTAATATCCGTGAGCTTAGAAATATGCTTGAAAGAGCACTTCTTTTATCCCAAGGTAAATCGTTAAACTGCTCACATTTCCCTGGCCTTGAAGGTTCCACACCACTTAACCAGGACAGCTCTACACCAGAAGTGTGGAATCTTGACGATCTGGAAAAATTGCATATAGTAAAAGCATTGAAACATTTTGGGGGCGATAAATACGAAACCAGTAATGCCCTTGGTATTTCACTTTCCTCGCTGTATAGGAAATTGGATAAAATGCAGCAACACGCTACTGCTTAA
- a CDS encoding phospho-sugar mutase — translation MDNDTLIAKAKEYISLEQDAFFRGQVEELLEKNDTVELNDRFYTDLAFGTGGLRGVIGGGYNRMNPYTVRRATQGLANYIKKAAAANSASVVIAYDSRNFSDLFALEAARVLSGNGIKTFLFTSLRPTPELSFAVRKLGATAGIVVTASHNPSEYNGYKVCWEDGAQVVEPHDTGIISEVRAVSGPINEISKEDAISQGKLVMIDKEVDIPFIEMVKAQAIRPELIRSKGKELKVVFTPLHGTGTVPVQTALSEMGIEVITVEEQKEPDGNFPTVKYPNPEEASAMRLALELAERTGADLVMGTDPDSDRLGIAAPEKGQLRLITGNQLGVLLTDYIFSSKKALGILPQKPAFISTIVTTELQKLIAQNFGALCFTTLTGFKYIGEKIREFESQKDGPQYVFGGEESYGYLVNTEVRDKDAVSAATLTAEMTLYHRTQGKSLFDRLREIWFEYGYFQETLISKTFKGESGLIKMKEFMDKLRTTPPKTFAGRSVEQMKDYRDGTTLNIVSGTTQKDIDLPSSNVLQFTLDDLSIISVRPSGTEPKIKFYASCRTEPKRELNSAIPEVEKKIEAISDELNGMID, via the coding sequence ATGGATAACGATACTCTGATAGCTAAAGCAAAGGAATATATTTCTCTGGAACAGGATGCTTTTTTCAGAGGACAGGTAGAAGAACTGCTTGAAAAAAACGATACAGTAGAATTAAATGACCGCTTCTATACCGATCTGGCATTTGGAACTGGTGGTTTAAGGGGGGTAATTGGTGGTGGATATAACCGAATGAATCCATACACTGTACGTCGGGCCACTCAGGGGTTGGCAAATTATATAAAAAAAGCTGCAGCTGCAAACAGCGCTTCTGTTGTTATTGCTTACGATTCGAGAAACTTTTCCGATCTCTTTGCACTTGAAGCTGCACGAGTTCTTAGTGGAAATGGCATAAAAACATTCCTTTTTACATCTCTAAGACCTACTCCTGAACTATCTTTTGCTGTACGTAAACTTGGTGCAACAGCAGGAATAGTTGTAACTGCAAGCCATAACCCTTCCGAATACAATGGCTATAAGGTGTGCTGGGAAGATGGGGCGCAGGTGGTAGAACCCCATGATACCGGTATAATATCAGAGGTAAGAGCGGTATCGGGGCCAATAAACGAAATAAGCAAAGAGGATGCAATATCACAAGGTAAACTTGTTATGATAGATAAAGAGGTGGATATCCCTTTTATTGAAATGGTTAAAGCTCAGGCAATCCGCCCTGAACTTATCCGCTCTAAAGGCAAAGAATTAAAAGTTGTATTCACTCCTTTGCATGGAACCGGAACAGTTCCTGTACAGACTGCGTTATCGGAGATGGGAATTGAGGTAATTACTGTGGAAGAGCAGAAAGAACCCGACGGTAATTTCCCTACAGTTAAATACCCAAACCCCGAGGAAGCTTCCGCAATGCGCCTTGCACTTGAGCTGGCGGAACGAACGGGTGCTGATCTGGTAATGGGAACTGATCCCGATTCTGATAGATTGGGAATCGCCGCTCCGGAAAAGGGGCAATTACGGCTCATTACTGGAAACCAGCTCGGTGTCCTTTTAACCGACTATATTTTTAGCTCCAAAAAAGCGTTAGGGATTCTACCGCAAAAACCAGCTTTTATCTCTACTATTGTCACTACTGAGCTGCAAAAACTTATAGCTCAGAACTTTGGCGCTTTGTGTTTTACTACTCTCACAGGCTTTAAATATATTGGTGAAAAAATCAGAGAGTTTGAATCACAGAAAGATGGGCCACAATATGTTTTTGGTGGTGAAGAAAGTTATGGGTATCTGGTAAACACAGAAGTAAGGGATAAGGATGCTGTTTCGGCTGCGACTTTAACTGCAGAGATGACTCTGTATCACAGAACACAGGGAAAGTCACTTTTCGATCGTCTTCGAGAGATTTGGTTTGAGTATGGTTATTTTCAGGAAACACTTATCTCTAAAACCTTCAAAGGTGAATCGGGGCTTATAAAGATGAAGGAATTTATGGATAAGCTTCGCACTACACCACCTAAAACCTTTGCAGGCAGAAGTGTTGAGCAGATGAAAGACTATAGAGATGGAACCACCCTAAACATTGTTTCCGGAACAACTCAAAAGGATATTGATCTGCCAAGTTCAAATGTACTGCAATTTACTCTTGATGATTTGAGCATCATCAGT
- a CDS encoding SpoIIE family protein phosphatase, which translates to MKNSRKTICLLIEGLGGLYYSQIWPGISDGARSYDANLICYEGGTLRISPWNPYEFQSNMIYNHIPVENIDGLIISGTLKNFISDREFSLFLERFNRIPIVTLAPTLEDIPAVLIDNSSGVRSVISHLVTVHGHNRFAFIGGPQGNVDASQRQELFQKIMFEYGLEGGSDRVIAEDFSREGGGRAAKKFLQRGISFDALIAVNDESALGAIAALQESGIRVPEDVAVAGFDGIEEGELTTPPLTTVRQPFYEIGKSAVDILTTLIEGGSVPMRTVLDAPLVIRQSCGCFINPQHSLNIIHSDLPDPVGIETHEEKCEWLINSLKMFEPLIEEKIGSGDELKRLVEAFIDEVENDSDGVFLPALNRVVRTIVLAGEDALQWQKILAAMRRFVGTLVGDKLKRADLLLHDAYNLFSEAAVRVQTHKRLIEEQQAALLRSAGQAIANSFDIPTLSKAIEREFPKIGIDEFYLSLYDKNSENFNTSNTIFALKDGKKSPLPKNISFSSRELLPGGLKKLSAPWQLVIQPLYFKHEQLGFALFRSTCCKGFVFHILSQHLCGALQGALLMKKVQEQAITLEQTNQQLQKLREQEHAYLEAIKRELELGRKIQSSFLPDSLPQIKGWQSKALFLPAREVSGDFYDAFMLKDGRAAYVIADVSGKDVSAALFMSLIRTLIRAFTEQSAESIKDPLSAVDFANKYIALHHHTGTGRFMYATMFFAVVDPKTGEVIYINAGHNPPALLRANGEIKKWLDPTGPAVGISDELDFNQEKLTLNHGEMILLYTDGVIEARNANGEFFTKTKFSKLINRPYASACEIIEKVEETLSEHSEGTVPYDDITMLALRREKQ; encoded by the coding sequence ATGAAGAACTCAAGAAAAACGATTTGCTTGCTTATTGAAGGTCTTGGTGGTTTGTACTACTCTCAAATCTGGCCAGGTATTTCTGATGGTGCGCGGTCTTATGATGCTAACCTGATCTGCTATGAGGGTGGGACACTGCGCATATCACCCTGGAACCCTTATGAGTTTCAGTCTAATATGATTTATAATCATATACCGGTCGAAAACATCGATGGCCTTATTATATCTGGAACTTTGAAAAATTTCATATCCGATAGAGAGTTTTCGCTTTTTTTAGAGCGATTCAACAGAATTCCTATCGTTACCCTGGCCCCTACTCTTGAAGATATCCCCGCTGTTTTAATCGATAACTCCTCTGGTGTAAGGAGTGTAATATCGCATCTGGTTACAGTTCACGGTCACAACAGGTTCGCCTTTATCGGTGGTCCTCAGGGTAATGTGGATGCTTCTCAGCGACAGGAGCTTTTTCAGAAGATCATGTTTGAATATGGACTTGAAGGGGGAAGCGACAGGGTAATTGCTGAAGATTTTAGCAGAGAGGGGGGCGGGCGTGCTGCAAAGAAATTTTTACAACGTGGAATATCTTTTGATGCACTGATTGCCGTAAATGATGAATCTGCGTTGGGTGCTATTGCTGCTCTGCAGGAATCGGGTATAAGGGTTCCTGAAGATGTTGCTGTCGCCGGCTTTGATGGAATCGAAGAGGGGGAACTAACCACACCACCTCTTACTACCGTAAGGCAGCCATTCTATGAAATCGGTAAATCTGCTGTGGATATACTTACTACGCTTATTGAGGGTGGAAGTGTTCCAATGCGTACAGTGCTTGATGCACCTTTGGTAATACGCCAGTCGTGTGGATGTTTTATTAACCCTCAGCACTCCTTAAACATCATTCATAGTGATTTACCTGACCCAGTAGGGATCGAAACACATGAGGAAAAATGTGAGTGGCTAATCAATTCATTGAAAATGTTTGAACCCTTGATTGAGGAAAAAATTGGCTCAGGGGATGAGCTTAAACGACTCGTCGAAGCGTTTATCGATGAGGTGGAAAATGATAGTGATGGAGTTTTCTTACCTGCTTTAAACAGAGTAGTCAGGACAATTGTTTTGGCAGGAGAAGATGCTTTGCAGTGGCAGAAAATACTGGCTGCTATGAGGCGATTTGTGGGTACTTTGGTTGGTGATAAGCTAAAAAGGGCTGATTTGCTTCTGCATGATGCCTACAACTTATTCAGTGAAGCTGCTGTGCGGGTGCAAACACATAAACGTCTCATTGAAGAACAACAGGCTGCACTTCTGCGCTCCGCAGGGCAGGCAATTGCTAACTCCTTTGACATTCCTACTTTGAGCAAAGCAATAGAACGTGAATTTCCCAAAATAGGAATAGATGAGTTTTATCTCTCATTATATGACAAAAACAGTGAAAATTTTAATACCTCCAACACTATTTTTGCTCTCAAAGACGGAAAGAAAAGTCCACTTCCCAAAAATATCAGCTTCAGTAGCAGGGAATTACTGCCCGGGGGATTAAAAAAACTCAGTGCTCCGTGGCAACTGGTCATTCAACCTCTATACTTCAAACATGAACAACTGGGGTTTGCACTGTTTAGATCAACGTGCTGTAAGGGTTTTGTTTTTCACATATTAAGCCAGCACCTTTGTGGAGCATTGCAAGGCGCATTGCTCATGAAAAAAGTTCAGGAACAGGCCATTACCCTTGAGCAGACAAATCAACAGCTTCAAAAGTTACGGGAGCAGGAACATGCTTATCTGGAAGCAATAAAACGGGAGCTAGAGCTGGGAAGAAAAATTCAGTCCTCTTTTCTCCCTGACTCATTGCCGCAGATAAAAGGATGGCAATCCAAAGCGCTGTTTTTACCTGCAAGAGAAGTTTCCGGTGATTTTTATGATGCATTTATGTTAAAAGATGGTCGGGCTGCCTATGTTATTGCCGACGTTTCGGGAAAGGATGTAAGTGCTGCACTATTTATGTCTCTTATCAGGACTCTTATCAGGGCTTTTACAGAGCAATCAGCAGAGAGCATCAAAGATCCCCTTAGTGCAGTCGATTTCGCCAACAAATATATCGCACTTCATCACCACACCGGAACAGGACGGTTTATGTATGCAACCATGTTCTTTGCTGTAGTTGATCCAAAAACTGGCGAGGTGATCTATATTAATGCTGGTCATAATCCCCCAGCTTTGCTTAGAGCAAATGGAGAGATTAAAAAGTGGCTTGATCCAACAGGACCGGCTGTGGGTATCTCTGATGAGCTTGATTTTAATCAGGAGAAGCTAACATTAAACCACGGAGAAATGATCCTCTTATATACTGATGGAGTTATTGAAGCACGAAATGCAAATGGCGAGTTTTTCACCAAAACAAAATTTTCAAAACTGATTAACAGACCCTATGCTTCTGCTTGTGAGATTATTGAAAAAGTCGAAGAAACTCTGAGTGAGCATAGCGAGGGTACTGTTCCCTATGATGATATTACAATGCTTGCTCTGCGTAGGGAAAAGCAGTAG
- a CDS encoding insulinase family protein, with protein sequence MSETNLPVQDIELTEEISGFRLDRVEKIPELRSTAYIFTHVKTACRLMHLFNSDPNNLFSVAFRTPVNDSTGVPHILEHSVLCGSKKFPVKDPFQEMLKGSLQTFLNALTYPDKTVYPVSSQVEKDYYNLMDVYCDAVFNPLLSENTFYQEGWHFDVEDIDNPVGIKGIVYNEMKGVFSDFSSHVFRRTMSALYPDTTYAFESGGDPECITDLTYEQFRDFHRKFYHPSNSFIFLYGNIPSKKTLQFLDANYLGSYDHLQIDSTVSPQPLWDKPKSTVIEAPAPKEDDGTATVSVSWIFGDSKDPVTTLTGSILSHYLLGTETSPLKRALVDSGLGEDLDDVTGFDAELIQSSFAVGLRKTKPEHAEKIKELIFETLKTELHSMDKQLLEGALRQVEFSRREVAGGHFPYSLRLAERAYRSWLHGGDPVAHLAFEKPLNYIKEQMKIGNYFEKVIEEKLVNNPHNLLSTIVASSKMGEKLELQTQKQSQKLTANITQDEKEKYNRLTKKLIEQQKSQSSAEQKAKLPKLQKSDLPRHLKEVPVKKEEIEGIKFMAHPLFTSGITYLDIGFDLSVVPADLLYFVPIYLELMNRCGAGEYSYEKMAKRVTLSTGGIDTSAVCRTKISSEQDLLFMAFFHGKSLEARFAEMLQIFTDLLTKPDLSNEKQIRDLLVEERNEMASSVISSGHSFAMTNASSALIRSKYIGEVMGGISQLRFLDELVKNDDINKVIEACTQLHKIIVNKESLLFSLTAQEPEKFSDMLKTFAEKLPQQSIETEPPPEEYGREEGLRGIEISSAVNFVSRAWKLQDKSAHQLANLFLLSRNLSTGYLWDKIRVEGGAYGGMASMSVFHPVFATASYRDPNLESTLQHFENGLQEVADGIEQEKIDQSIIGAIGRMDSPKSPHGQGLGETLDSLSDYSKEIRQTIRDEILQANTDSLKNAAKSILDSQRWSVTALGSAKAFEKAEQSGLKFEREPLVGSK encoded by the coding sequence ATGAGTGAAACGAATCTGCCTGTACAGGATATTGAATTAACTGAAGAAATTAGTGGTTTCAGGCTGGATCGGGTCGAAAAAATTCCCGAGCTACGTTCAACCGCCTACATATTTACTCATGTTAAAACTGCTTGCCGTTTAATGCACCTTTTTAATTCAGATCCAAATAATCTTTTCTCTGTTGCTTTCAGAACGCCTGTAAATGATAGCACAGGAGTACCACATATTCTGGAACATTCTGTTCTTTGTGGCTCAAAAAAGTTTCCTGTTAAAGATCCTTTTCAGGAGATGCTTAAGGGTTCACTTCAGACTTTTCTTAATGCCCTTACTTATCCTGATAAAACTGTTTATCCGGTTTCTTCACAGGTTGAAAAAGACTATTACAATCTTATGGATGTGTACTGTGATGCCGTTTTTAATCCCTTACTCAGTGAAAATACTTTTTATCAGGAGGGATGGCATTTTGATGTGGAAGATATAGATAACCCCGTTGGGATCAAGGGAATTGTGTATAACGAAATGAAAGGTGTCTTTTCTGATTTTTCAAGCCACGTTTTCAGGCGCACTATGTCTGCGCTGTATCCAGATACTACCTATGCTTTTGAGAGCGGAGGTGATCCTGAGTGTATTACTGATTTAACATATGAACAGTTCAGAGATTTTCACCGAAAATTTTACCACCCATCAAACTCCTTTATTTTCCTTTATGGAAATATTCCATCAAAAAAAACACTTCAGTTTTTGGATGCTAATTATCTTGGAAGTTACGATCACCTTCAAATTGATTCCACCGTTTCTCCTCAGCCGCTTTGGGACAAACCAAAAAGCACAGTCATAGAAGCACCGGCCCCCAAAGAAGACGATGGCACGGCAACTGTTTCTGTTAGCTGGATTTTCGGGGATAGTAAAGATCCGGTAACAACACTTACTGGCAGTATCCTCTCTCACTATTTGCTGGGAACCGAAACCTCTCCTCTTAAAAGGGCTTTAGTTGATTCGGGATTAGGGGAAGATCTGGACGATGTTACTGGTTTTGATGCTGAGTTGATTCAAAGCAGCTTTGCGGTCGGATTAAGGAAAACCAAACCAGAACATGCTGAAAAGATTAAGGAACTGATTTTTGAAACACTTAAAACAGAGCTCCATTCAATGGATAAACAACTGCTTGAAGGGGCTTTGCGTCAGGTTGAATTCAGCAGAAGGGAAGTTGCTGGCGGTCATTTCCCTTATAGTTTACGACTTGCTGAGCGGGCTTACAGATCCTGGCTTCATGGAGGTGATCCCGTGGCACACCTTGCCTTTGAAAAACCACTGAATTATATAAAGGAACAGATGAAAATCGGAAACTACTTTGAAAAAGTAATCGAAGAAAAGCTGGTTAATAACCCTCACAACCTTCTTTCCACCATAGTTGCTTCTTCTAAGATGGGAGAAAAGCTTGAATTGCAGACCCAAAAGCAATCGCAAAAACTGACCGCAAATATCACTCAGGATGAAAAAGAAAAATATAATAGGTTAACTAAAAAATTAATAGAGCAGCAGAAGTCACAATCTTCGGCTGAGCAAAAAGCAAAATTGCCAAAGCTACAAAAAAGTGATTTGCCCCGACATTTAAAAGAAGTCCCGGTCAAAAAAGAAGAGATTGAGGGTATTAAATTTATGGCACACCCTCTATTTACCTCGGGAATCACTTATCTGGACATAGGGTTTGATCTAAGTGTGGTGCCAGCAGATCTTCTCTACTTTGTTCCTATCTATTTAGAACTTATGAATCGATGTGGAGCTGGTGAATACTCTTACGAAAAAATGGCCAAGAGAGTTACACTTTCGACCGGGGGAATAGATACTTCTGCTGTATGCAGGACAAAAATCTCCTCAGAGCAGGATTTGCTTTTTATGGCCTTTTTTCATGGAAAATCTTTAGAAGCTCGTTTTGCAGAGATGCTACAGATATTTACTGATCTTCTGACAAAGCCAGACCTGTCTAATGAAAAACAGATTAGGGATCTTTTGGTAGAGGAGCGAAACGAAATGGCCTCATCGGTAATTAGTTCAGGCCATAGCTTTGCAATGACAAATGCTTCATCGGCACTGATACGTTCAAAATATATCGGAGAGGTCATGGGTGGGATTTCACAGCTTCGATTTCTTGATGAGCTGGTAAAAAATGATGATATCAACAAGGTGATTGAAGCATGTACCCAGCTTCATAAAATAATAGTGAACAAAGAGAGTCTTCTCTTTTCCCTAACCGCGCAGGAACCGGAAAAGTTCTCTGATATGTTGAAAACATTTGCAGAAAAGTTACCTCAGCAAAGTATCGAGACTGAACCTCCACCGGAGGAATATGGTAGAGAAGAGGGGCTCAGGGGCATAGAGATAAGTTCTGCGGTAAATTTTGTTTCCCGGGCATGGAAACTTCAGGACAAAAGTGCACATCAGCTTGCAAATCTCTTTTTGCTTTCGCGAAACCTCTCCACCGGGTATTTATGGGATAAAATTAGAGTGGAGGGCGGTGCATACGGTGGTATGGCTTCTATGTCTGTTTTTCATCCTGTATTTGCAACCGCTTCCTACCGGGATCCTAATCTGGAAAGTACATTACAGCATTTTGAAAATGGTTTACAAGAGGTTGCCGATGGTATTGAACAGGAAAAAATAGATCAGAGTATAATTGGAGCGATTGGACGAATGGATTCCCCTAAAAGTCCTCATGGTCAGGGATTAGGAGAAACTCTGGATAGCCTGAGTGATTACTCCAAAGAAATAAGACAAACTATTAGGGATGAGATTTTGCAAGCTAACACTGATAGTTTAAAAAATGCAGCGAAAAGTATACTTGATTCTCAAAGGTGGAGTGTGACAGCTTTGGGATCAGCAAAAGCATTTGAGAAGGCGGAGCAATCGGGACTCAAATTCGAAAGAGAACCTCTTGTTGGTTCAAAATAA